Below is a genomic region from Vitis riparia cultivar Riparia Gloire de Montpellier isolate 1030 chromosome 5, EGFV_Vit.rip_1.0, whole genome shotgun sequence.
ATGCATGGCACTTTCCCACCCAACTGCTCCATCaggtaattaaaaaattaagtgtcATTTTTCTATGTATCATGACCATCAAAAGAAGACGTTCTTATTGAATCATCTATTTTTGATTTCCCACAGCCCATGTTGGAAAAATGCTTACACTCGCATGCAGAGATCGATATGAATAATGTTTATATATCATTAGATTGGGGTGCGCCATGCTCTAGTGGGAGTGGAAGACAAAGCGCGGCAGTGGCTACCTACCCCCCGAAATTAGTTAAACTTGATGTGGCAACATCTCCCATGCATCTTTTGACCATTGAGTGATACTAAATTTAGTCGAATATGCTGGTATGATATATTTTCCAAATAGAACAATTTAACGCTCTACAATTTTGGTAAATACATGTCAAAAGTATTAATCATTGTTCTCAAATATACATCCCTCCCAACAGAGTGTTTTGCTGGACAAAATGCTCCCATATCCTACTTCCTCTAGATACTTGCACACAATTATGCAATGAATGATGTTTATCCACTAGTTAGTCCTTAAAATAGATGGATAAGTTAAGTTTTGAGTTTTTAGATATTCAAGAATTCACAAATTAGGAGCACTTTCTCCTATCAGTTAAGAAGCAAACCTTTAAGCAcaacaaatttcaaaacttcTACTCATGTGATGAATAGTAGGGGCAACAATCAACTAGCTTTGAATGTGTCAATTACACATGCTAGTAAGGATAAAACTTCAATAAGTGTTGGAGATAAAATGATAAGCACGGATATGGTCTAAGTGTGGTGTACATGGTCATTATGTTGACGTTGCATGCCTAAGCAAAGGTTTACACTTTCATGCTTAAGAACCTAAACTGGAATTGGAAAATTATCCAAAGGAAGAGGAGGTGAACATAGTAAAGAATGTGATTACTATGATAATATGATAGAAAAACATAGTCTTATAGTGCAATGTTTGTTAGTTGTCCTTAAAggtgaaaaaagaagaagattcacggcattttccatatatatatattagaagaGTTCAACATGATGagtgaaaaaatatatactcTCATATACAAAGGGCATAAAAAGATCTTTCGTCTAATAAAAGATGTTTCACCAATTGAAAAGTTAGAGAAGACATAATACAAAAAGGTGTTCATTATGCACTAGTTTGAAAATGAGCGCATGAAAACTAAAATTAGTCTTGGTTTAAATGGCTTGAGAAGTAGAggaatttaaagagaaaataaagaatatccagtaaaaatagaaaataaaaattcgaaaattatatcaaatttaacATTCATTATTTTTGaagcaaaaaagaaagcaataaaatatgaaaccctatatatatatacatgaacCATCTTGACATTGTTAAATGTCAAGATTCATGGGTGAGACATGCTcttgtttccattttttgttgGGGTTGATGGATCTTCAAGTAACAAAATGTTTTAGACTTGAAAAAGACTACTTTGAAAATATGCTTGATATGGACACTCTAATGCTGAAATTAGTTGGATTATTGATGATATTTTTTCCCTCATCTCCTATCCattgtttatataaaaataaaatctaaataatctATGACATGCTTAATGAGGTGgtttatatttctaaatttgtaGGTATTGGATTATTAATCGATTTTATACTCAATTTTATACATGTATAAACTTTTTTGTCCTTTTGAAAGAGATATAGCCCCCCCTAATATCGTGGGTTGAATTCGACCAATCTAAGTTGAACTACTACAATTATAGATATTGATCTGCTGATCAACAACATCGTAaatgcataaataaaaatacacaaCCTTAATACTATTCACTCTCGAATTCGTTTACATGGTACCGGAGCACCCTTGTTGGAAGCAATACAGTTGAATGCCTTTAAACCAATCACACTTAACCAATTTTGAACGTCCTTTTCATCCTCAAATCCCTCTATTGAGACTctcatttttatcttctttggTAACAATATTAATCAAACTCTCAACATCATCTCACTCAATGCTTCTACATAAATTCCTTTCAAACTCTCTAGAGGTGGACATTATGCCTCTTAGAGAGCTCAATTCACAAACTTGTTATTCGGTTTTTGTCTATTGGGCTATATGGATGAAACACACTCTTGTCCTCTTGAAATGATcgagaaagaaggaaaagaagcaTTGAATCTTGCAATTAAGTTGTGACTGCAATAAGATTGTTTGGTTCTACTAGCCATCTAAGGGACAATCAATGGTATAACTACCCTATTGATTATAACTTGTAAGACCTCTGTAGAGGCCTCGTTGAAACTTGAAACTACTTTTGCGAACAAATACAACACTCGAAAATTAACACTTTTGTTTGCCTTGATGAAAATATCTCAAGAAGGAACCCCTATTGCAGATTATATGCAAACTATTAAAGGCATCGTAGATGCTTTATCAATGGTCAGTCACCTTTTATGTGATGTAGAAATTGTGGCTAACACTCTCAATGGTCTCAACAATAATTTCAAGGAATTAACACTGACTATTCATGCATAGGACACACCTATGACATTCGAAGAATTGCATGACAAACTCCTTAACCATGAGACTTTCTTGAAGTGAGAAGAAGACAATAAAATCGAATCTCCTATCACTACATAGTtcgataaaaaaacaaagaataaaaaggGATTTGGTAGCCAAGAGAATCAATTCCAACTTCAAAGGAAtcaattccaatttttgaacaGACACCTTCAAGGCAACAACAGAGGTGCACAAGGAAATCAATTTCAATCCTAATTTCTAGTACCCAAACTAGCGACCACATCCTGACACCCATTAGCCTATAGTGTGTGAACTGTGCGACAAATTGGGGCATTATGTGAAAGACATGTAAATCACATCCTAGGCTAAAATTTAGTTGCAATTGCCCTTAAGCAAATTACAAGAGCAATCACACCTACTCCAATAATAACAATTGGATAGTTGACTTAGATGTATCTCACCACATCACCTTAGACCTCCAAAATCCCTCCATGTAATCAAAATATGGTGAAAATGAAGATACTATGGTTGACAATGGTAAAAATGTTCCTATAACTCACACCGGTTCCAATATGCTTAATTCTTCAATTTACACATTTAAACTTAATGATGTTTTATGCGCtctacatatttaaaaaatttactcTATCTCTCAATTTTGCAAACAAAACAATATGTGCATTGAATTCTTTCCTCATATCTTTCATTGAATTTGAAGTTGGACCAAAGGTTTCACCTAGATTGCAATTCATCTCAAACTCACACTTCAACTTAGCTATGTTAGAGTTCAAGAAACAATGACCCCAAACAACTAACTCcaaatcaaaaattaaaatattaatatgctCAAATGGTCCAAACCAATTAATCTTAAATCTCACAAAGATTTTGcacaattttttcattttacctAATATATTTCAAGCTGAATAAGGGactaaaaagaattaaaagccATTGTGCCACCATGAAAATGTGGGATAGGTCTAGCAATTTAATTCTTAGTGCTTTTATTTTGTCGATCACTTGGTGATTGATtgctactttatttattatcgTAAATTTGTTGATAAGTGATCTAAAATTTATTAGATGGTTGTTTGGTcattgagaaaacaaaagaaacttaCATTTTGGCTCGTTTCTCATATTGAACCGAAAGTAGTAGTGAGTGTGGAGTGAGACCACCCATGTTGGCGGTCTGAATCCCCATTGAAAGGCTTGAAGTAGACGCCAGAATTATAGGCTTCCAGGTGAGGGCCATATTTAAAATCCGACAACATTTATCTCACCCTGTAGGCTGTTGCGCGCCTCCATCACTCCATCCATAAATACCACTAAACCACTGAATTCTCAGTTTCCACAACTACTGCTCCATCATGGACCCCCTCTCCGCCCTCCGCGACTTCACCGTCCGTGGAGAGCTCGACAAGATCGTCAGAGTCGGCGACGAGTTTCGATTTGGTTCCGACTACACCTTCCCTTGCTCCGCTGAAACCGCCTACCGATCCAAACAAGGCAATCTTTATACGCTCGAAACCCTTGTGTATTACGTCAAGAATCACCACATCAAGCACACCGAGTACCTCCAGAGCGCCCGCACTCAGAGAATCCCCGCTGTTACCCTGCCCGATCGTAAACCTCTGCTCGAATACCTTCAAGGCAAAGTTGCCTCCACCGACGCCATCGAATTCGTCGTaccccaaaaccctaaaatccCCGATATCGGTGTCGATGCCGTCGACGAGTACCGCCCCGAGGACCCCACGTTGCTCGCAATTCGTGACCCGCCCGGTTCAGAGGACGCCTTGGACAATTCTAGGGTTAGGGGTTTTGACAATGTTGATTACATCTCCATGATTAGGGCTTCCGAGAGACCTTTGAAAGATCGTGAATCGTTGTTAGAATGTAAGCAAAGGGATTTCTATAGCGTGCTAATGGCCTCGACGAGGCGGGAGGAGGAGCGGCATAGGCTAGAGTCGCACCAGAGGAAGGATGGGTTGGTGGCAAAGAGTCGGTTAATGGGCGCGGACGAgaggggtttagggttttggaaGGATGGGGATGAGTTGGGGTATGATGGGACGCCCAAACCGAAAATGCTGCTGAACAGGAGCAAGATTGGGGAGGGTGTGCCAATAATTCTCGTACCCAGTGCGTTTCAAACTCTGATTACCATCTATAATGTGAAGGAGTTTTTGGAGGATGGGGTTTTCATACCAACAGATGTGAAGGCAAAGCAAATGAAAGGGGCAAAACCTGATTGCGTTACAGTGCAGAAGAAGTTTAGTAGGGATAGGGTAGTCATGGCATATGAGGTAAGGGACAAGCCATCAGCATTGAAGACAGAAGATTGGGATCGGGTTGTTGCAGTTTTTGTATTAGGAAAGGAGTGGCAGTTCAAGGATTGGCCCTTCAAGGATCATGTTGAGATATTCAATAAAAGTAAGCTTTGCTATATTAATTGCATTTAtcattgataaaatttgaaattaggtTGAAAATTTTTGGTATGTTTAGTAACAAAATCTTGAATGTAGTTATTGATTTTGTTGCTTGTATGTATTTTTGAAGAATGATgaaataagttttatttatatcaaTCAACTGGAACTTTTGTCTTTGGACATGTGCTCCTTTAAAGTGCATCCAGGctgatttgattattttatatgttgaaTTTTATGCAGTTATTGGTTTTTACATGCGGTTTGAAGATGATAGTGTGGAGTCTGCAAAGATTGTCAAGCAGTGGAATGTAAAGATAATCTCagtgagtattttttttttttttcattttgagatgcttaattattattattgttattattattttgataggtaagaaggtaaatatattaaattaaaaagggcCGCCAAAAGAGCGACCCACGGTATATGGAACATTTACACCAATCATCAAGTGGCAACACCAAAAGCCAAAGCTACAAAAGAAGAATGACTTAAGCAACACCACCCTCAATAAGATCCCATCCAATCGAAAAAACTTAAAGAGTTAAAAGGAGCATTATTTATAAACATCCTAGTCTTTGACcatagaaaacaaacaaaagaattttttagtcTTTGGAGCAAAAGCTCGTTCCCATCAAAGGCAATTCCATTCCTTaccttccaaactgtccaaaagaTGCATAAGAGTCCCACGTTCCAAACCTTTTTGCGCCTTTTGCATACGAAAGAGCCATGCCAACCTAACAATATATCTCTAACCGACAAGGGAAGCACCCTTGAGAtgcttagtttttttttttgataaatatcatgaatatattaaagggcaaaGGCCACCAAGCATACAGGACGTGCCTCAAAACGAGAGCACAAAAAAACAAGCACCCTTACCCTCCCTTAAGtggccgctagccactccaaaaaacctaagagtaaagaggactcctctccaatatacaccctagcccaactccacaaggtacaaacaaaagaatttttgagtttctgtatatTTAACACCCCTCCCTTGAAAGctaacctatttctttccttccataccgtccaaaaaatacacaacggtatagaattccaaatttttttcctctttttccccacaaaggggCCCTTCCAATTGAATAACGCCTCCTTCACCaactctgggaacacccactgaacccccACTAGggcaaaaataatttcccaTAAGGCCCTTACCactatacaatgcaaaagaatgtgatttacactctcctcttcacaaccacacaaaaaacaacggTTAGGAAATTGCCAACCCCgtttttgaagcctatccaGGGTAAGAATCTTCCCCCACgcggcttcccaagcaaaaaacgccgctttggttgggaccttgtccacccaaacgCCTCTATACGGAAAGTCGCAAGCATTGATAACAATCAGCCTGTTGTAGGCATCCTTCACCCCGTACCTCCcatgccccccccccccccccccccccccccccctttccAAAGCACCACGTCCTCTTAAGGATGTTGAGATGCTTAGTTTtttaatcctagttttcttAAGGATTAGGCGTTAAAGAGTTGTTTCTTCCTTCTATGGGTGTGTTTAACATTGTAttcatagttgttaaaaacttacgATACACGATACGATACGTGATATTACGATACAATGATATATacattttcaactattttttgtaattaaaaaaaaaatcaaattattattatttttttgttaaaagaatttattgtattatttgtctaaaatatactaaaagattaaaaattgatcataaaaatgagaaataggttaaataatcttaatatgAAAAGTTTCATTCTTGTTGTCATATTCTATATTAGaagtcattatttttataacgGATATTGgagaattttcatttgaatagTTTGAATATTgacaatgaaaatgatggtgaataaaattttttatttaatatattggtttatttatttatttagtattttttttattttttttggaaaaggaaTGATGAAAAACCTGAAAAGCTAGAATTTTGAAGATGACAAATAAAGACATACATACATATGTGCGTATGTATCAATTAACATTCAATGTGTGCATCAAAATATGCCTAGTTAGAATTTGTAACTAAAATGGAAGAAGTTTATCTTTGTGGATTATGTAATGAATCTATATACTAAATTTacattttgttaatttgaactTGTCAAAACTTTAACATTCAATGCTTTGATATGATAGATATACTTTAACTCTTTGGATCGTACTATCTTCCATAAAATTGGTTGTATATTACTCTATACTCCATACTTTAAATAGAGATTCAtagatatacatattttttctatttatttttcactttataaaaaaact
It encodes:
- the LOC117914626 gene encoding protein CDC73 homolog, with protein sequence MDPLSALRDFTVRGELDKIVRVGDEFRFGSDYTFPCSAETAYRSKQGNLYTLETLVYYVKNHHIKHTEYLQSARTQRIPAVTLPDRKPLLEYLQGKVASTDAIEFVVPQNPKIPDIGVDAVDEYRPEDPTLLAIRDPPGSEDALDNSRVRGFDNVDYISMIRASERPLKDRESLLECKQRDFYSVLMASTRREEERHRLESHQRKDGLVAKSRLMGADERGLGFWKDGDELGYDGTPKPKMLLNRSKIGEGVPIILVPSAFQTLITIYNVKEFLEDGVFIPTDVKAKQMKGAKPDCVTVQKKFSRDRVVMAYEVRDKPSALKTEDWDRVVAVFVLGKEWQFKDWPFKDHVEIFNKIIGFYMRFEDDSVESAKIVKQWNVKIISISKNKRHQDRAAALEVWDRLEEFVRSRSHT